A stretch of Synechococcus sp. WH 8020 DNA encodes these proteins:
- a CDS encoding NADPH-dependent assimilatory sulfite reductase hemoprotein subunit, whose protein sequence is MDTALSKAEKRKLYSGHLREPLLTELNNEEIRFSEDAVQLLKFHGSYQQNHRELRKTDKIKCWQMMLRLRNPGGRVPAQLFAALDDLSNQYGNGTLRITTRQAFQMHGIPKADLKTVIGTIIKNLGSTLAACGDINRNVMAPAAPFENNGYPAARQLADKIADLLSPKAAEGSYLDMWVDGDLSYRFKPAKPVKQARERQFEQGVFSGSQDEPIYGDTYLPRKFKVAVTVPGDNSVDLLTQDIGLVLFTNKNGAMRGCNVYVGGGLGRTHNQDDTFARIADPLGYVDAENIFDLLQSIMALQRDHGDREVRKHARMKYLLHNRGIQWFRETLIKDYFKRDIKSLIKESPTKLMDYLGWNRQKPGLWFVGLPFMCGRLEGSVKAGIRSIVERYQLEIRLTPNQDLLLCNIGSSQKSSIKRELAELGFELPAEVDPLARHALACPALPTCGLAVTESERVLPDVLERLNSQLNHLEIKKSILVRMTGCPNGCARPYMAELGLVGSGVNQYQLWLGGSANLQRLARPFLQKMPLEDLETTLEPLLLSWKDAGGRRGFGEHITKLGDATVQEMLKVPS, encoded by the coding sequence ATTGACACAGCTCTGTCGAAGGCTGAAAAGCGAAAGCTCTATAGCGGTCATCTTAGAGAACCTTTATTAACAGAGCTCAACAACGAAGAAATTCGCTTTAGTGAGGACGCAGTTCAGTTACTGAAGTTTCATGGGAGCTATCAACAGAATCATAGAGAATTAAGAAAAACCGACAAGATTAAGTGCTGGCAGATGATGCTTCGTCTGCGCAATCCAGGAGGACGAGTTCCTGCACAACTTTTTGCGGCTCTCGACGACCTTTCCAACCAATACGGAAACGGCACCCTACGCATCACAACACGCCAAGCCTTTCAAATGCATGGCATTCCGAAAGCAGACCTTAAAACAGTTATTGGAACAATCATAAAAAACCTTGGATCTACATTAGCTGCCTGTGGCGATATCAATAGGAATGTGATGGCACCAGCTGCACCCTTTGAAAACAATGGATACCCGGCTGCCAGACAACTTGCTGACAAAATAGCTGACTTACTAAGCCCAAAAGCAGCTGAAGGATCTTACTTAGACATGTGGGTTGACGGTGACCTTAGTTATCGATTTAAACCTGCGAAACCTGTCAAGCAAGCTCGCGAACGACAGTTTGAGCAAGGGGTCTTTTCCGGAAGCCAGGATGAACCGATTTATGGCGATACGTACCTCCCAAGAAAATTTAAAGTCGCCGTCACAGTTCCTGGAGACAACTCAGTTGACCTTCTGACACAAGACATAGGACTCGTTCTATTCACAAACAAAAATGGAGCCATGCGTGGATGCAATGTTTACGTTGGCGGGGGCTTAGGAAGAACACATAACCAAGACGATACTTTTGCACGTATCGCTGATCCTTTAGGTTATGTCGACGCTGAAAATATTTTCGACCTCCTGCAATCAATAATGGCCCTACAGCGAGACCATGGGGACCGTGAGGTTAGAAAGCATGCTCGCATGAAATACCTGCTTCATAATCGTGGAATTCAGTGGTTTCGCGAAACCTTGATCAAGGATTACTTCAAAAGAGATATTAAAAGCTTGATCAAAGAATCACCTACTAAATTAATGGACTACCTGGGATGGAATCGTCAAAAGCCAGGCCTATGGTTTGTGGGCCTCCCTTTCATGTGTGGCCGACTCGAAGGATCTGTGAAAGCAGGAATTCGCTCCATTGTTGAAAGATACCAATTAGAAATTCGACTCACTCCAAATCAAGATTTACTGCTTTGCAACATCGGCTCCAGTCAAAAATCATCTATCAAAAGGGAGCTTGCCGAATTAGGTTTTGAACTCCCAGCAGAGGTTGATCCTCTTGCCCGTCATGCCCTCGCTTGCCCAGCCTTACCCACCTGCGGACTGGCCGTTACCGAATCGGAACGCGTGCTTCCAGATGTTCTTGAAAGACTTAATTCCCAGCTCAATCATTTAGAGATCAAGAAATCCATCTTGGTCCGTATGACGGGATGTCCGAATGGTTGCGCTCGTCCTTACATGGCCGAGCTTGGTCTTGTCGGAAGCGGAGTCAACCAATATCAGCTCTGGCTTGGGGGCAGCGCCAATTTGCAGCGACTTGCTCGTCCGTTCCTACAGAAAATGCCTCTGGAAGACCTTGAAACAACCCTCGAACCCTTACTTCTGAGCTGGAAAGATGCTGGAGGCCGGCGTGGCTTTGGCGAACACATCACCAAACTTGGTGATGCCACCGTTCAAGAGATGCTCAAGGTTCCAAGCTGA
- a CDS encoding M15 family metallopeptidase: MQRPWHSVTIDDCGESLRPLRSLLTCMEPHPYVSLGAPYGNGADPFCLRQGVRSRLLAAQVHLQGLSTEAGLQPLRLGIFDAWRPVTVQAFMVNHAIEQECARQGIDADDSDQLHRLENIRSEVARFWAPPSTDLLKPPPHSTGAAVDLTLIDAQGRPLDMGGEIDAIGPESLPLHHADAAVDDPDGPAALFHSRRCLLHRVMTQAGFVRHPNEWWHFSFGDQLWAWTVHQDRAIYGRDPNVFSLEP; the protein is encoded by the coding sequence ATGCAGCGTCCATGGCATTCCGTCACGATTGACGATTGCGGGGAATCTTTGCGACCGCTGCGTTCCCTTTTGACCTGCATGGAGCCGCACCCCTATGTGTCCTTAGGTGCTCCTTACGGAAACGGAGCAGACCCCTTTTGTCTTCGCCAAGGAGTGAGGAGCCGTTTGCTCGCTGCTCAAGTTCATCTCCAGGGCCTCTCGACGGAGGCTGGACTTCAACCACTTCGGCTAGGCATTTTCGATGCCTGGCGCCCAGTGACTGTTCAAGCGTTCATGGTGAACCACGCCATTGAGCAGGAGTGTGCTCGCCAAGGCATTGATGCTGATGATTCAGACCAGCTGCATCGCTTGGAAAATATTCGCTCAGAGGTGGCTCGTTTTTGGGCTCCACCCAGTACTGATTTGTTAAAACCGCCGCCCCACAGCACTGGTGCTGCTGTGGATCTCACTCTCATTGATGCACAGGGGAGGCCCTTGGATATGGGGGGGGAGATCGATGCGATTGGACCCGAGTCTCTCCCGCTTCACCATGCTGATGCAGCGGTGGATGATCCTGATGGGCCTGCTGCTTTATTTCATAGCCGTCGATGTTTGCTGCATCGTGTGATGACTCAAGCGGGATTTGTCCGTCACCCGAATGAGTGGTGGCACTTCAGTTTTGGCGATCAGCTTTGGGCTTGGACCGTTCATCAGGATCGTGCCATTTATGGGCGTGATCCAAATGTATTCAGCTTGGAACCTTGA